One genomic window of Micrococcus flavus includes the following:
- the purB gene encoding adenylosuccinate lyase, with translation MTSQPSATPASTADRQPLGAAGIALGPLDGRYRSAVEPLVDHLSEAALNRNRIHVEVEWFVHLAEGRVLPGLEPLTDEQKAGLRAIVTDFDADSVAELAETERVTVHDVKAVEYFIAARLEGLGLAHLKPLVHFACTSEDINNLAYAVGVRDAVEQVWLPAARAAVDTISAMAATAAETPMLSRTHGQPATPTTLGKEMAVFVHRLGRQIARVERTEYLGKINGATGTYAAHLCAAPDADWPALSRSFVEHLGLTWNPLTTQIESHDWQAELYADVSRFNRILHGFCVDVWSYISIGYFAQIPVAGATGSSTMPHKVNPIRFENAEANLELSCALLDSLGATLIESRWQRDLTDSTSQRNIGVALGHSVLALTNVTKGMGQLQVAEPVLAEDLDHNWEVLGEAVQTVMRAEAIAGVEGMDNPYERLKELTRGQRVDAARMREFVQGLGLSDDAETRLLALTPAAYTGLAARLAAEFGGR, from the coding sequence ATGACCTCGCAGCCCTCCGCCACGCCCGCCTCCACCGCCGACCGTCAGCCCCTGGGCGCGGCCGGGATCGCCCTCGGCCCGCTGGACGGGCGCTACCGCTCCGCCGTGGAGCCGCTCGTGGACCACCTCTCCGAGGCGGCCCTGAACCGCAACCGCATCCACGTGGAGGTGGAGTGGTTCGTGCACCTCGCCGAGGGCCGCGTGCTGCCGGGCCTGGAGCCGCTCACGGACGAGCAGAAGGCCGGGCTGCGCGCGATCGTCACGGACTTCGACGCGGACTCCGTGGCCGAGCTCGCCGAGACCGAGCGCGTCACCGTGCACGACGTCAAGGCGGTGGAGTACTTCATCGCCGCCCGTCTCGAGGGCCTGGGCCTGGCGCACCTGAAGCCGCTGGTGCACTTCGCGTGCACCTCCGAGGACATCAACAACCTGGCGTACGCGGTGGGCGTGCGCGACGCCGTCGAGCAGGTCTGGCTGCCCGCCGCCCGCGCCGCGGTGGACACGATCTCCGCGATGGCCGCCACCGCCGCCGAGACCCCGATGCTCTCCCGCACCCACGGCCAGCCGGCCACCCCCACCACGCTCGGCAAGGAGATGGCGGTGTTCGTGCACCGCCTGGGCCGGCAGATCGCCCGGGTCGAGCGCACCGAGTACCTCGGCAAGATCAACGGCGCCACCGGCACCTACGCCGCGCACCTGTGCGCCGCCCCGGACGCGGACTGGCCGGCACTCTCCCGGTCCTTCGTGGAGCACCTCGGCCTGACCTGGAACCCGCTGACCACGCAGATCGAGTCCCACGACTGGCAGGCGGAGCTCTACGCGGACGTGTCCCGGTTCAACCGGATCCTCCACGGCTTCTGCGTGGACGTGTGGTCCTACATCTCCATCGGCTACTTCGCGCAGATCCCCGTGGCCGGCGCCACCGGCTCCTCCACGATGCCGCACAAGGTCAACCCCATCCGCTTCGAGAACGCCGAGGCCAACCTCGAGCTCTCCTGCGCCCTGCTGGACTCCCTCGGCGCCACGCTGATCGAGTCCCGCTGGCAGCGCGACCTCACGGACTCCACCTCGCAGCGCAACATCGGCGTGGCCCTGGGCCACTCGGTGCTCGCCCTGACCAACGTCACCAAGGGCATGGGCCAGCTGCAGGTCGCCGAGCCGGTGCTCGCCGAGGACCTGGACCACAACTGGGAGGTGCTCGGCGAGGCCGTCCAGACGGTGATGCGCGCCGAGGCGATCGCCGGCGTCGAGGGCATGGACAACCCCTACGAGCGCCTCAAGGAGCTCACCCGCGGCCAGCGCGTGGACGCCGCGCGCATGCGCGAGTTCGTCCAGGGCCTGGGCCTGTCCGACGACGCCGAGACGCGCCTCCTCGCCCTCACGCCCGCCGCCTACACGGGCCTCGCGGCGCGCCTGGCCGCCGAGTTCGGCGGCCGCTGA
- a CDS encoding TM0106 family RecB-like putative nuclease, with protein MVSFAPDLRSFLLSPSDVTAAATCEYGWYRLKVDPALGRAPQPVDEDPFLTRVSGLGDEHEARVLAGLTAEHGAERVAVLERPSHWIPEEIAAARDRTAAALEGRPAVVFQAMLHDGTFGGLADFLVLRRDAGHPEGAYEVVDTKLARHARVTALLQIAAYADLLDGMGVPRTRTGSLWLGDHTRHEVDLTDVIPVYRHQRARLERDLRAHVDAGRAASWDDGLAVCGACPACEEAITAHRDVLLTAGATRLQRTRLREAGIRTVEDLAASEQTPPGISERTWRGLRDQAVLQLTPQRPDGTPEFRIVDPEPIRSLPAPSAGDLFFDFEGDPLWTAPSGAMEGLEYLWGWVKAPDGDTAGTAFEDFRFTGLWADSRAQERAALEEFVRCVEARRAEHPDMRIYHYAAYEVTALKRLTVRHGVGEAELDDWLRAGLFVDLYATVRASLRAAVESYSIKKLEPLYMGADHRSEDGVTTAADSVTEYHAYAAAGDADEARRLRAGIEDYNRYDCVSTARLRDWLRAQVDGEAEPADGADASAEVDADPLTAESAPSAREEDITRAGAVLSLLPEECREAGAVLDADQRALAMLAAALEYFPRENKPLWWAMFDRAVSAPDEWQEPRANLVFDAVEQVSEWEKPPGKGNPLRELTVTGRLEPGTEIRPRERKSDQFKLQALYDDPPAWAVLQPNAVRWQSKSPLDAVEVEGIGGERFRVRLLQRQSVKYESQHAEVPMGVFHLNYVSPGAILDRIREEAEAAASTASLPGGAVSDLLARRDPSAVGRSVRDISNDVRSGALDGVTGLVEALGSAQGSYVAVQGPPGTGKTHVGSHAVKALLERGWSVGVTAQSHAVVENFLDKLVQIGVEPERVGKKPKDPSAEHSWTALGDKEDLDFAGPGRVVGGTSWLFSHADVSPVDLLVVDEAGQLSLAYLLGAGSSARTILLLGDPQQLPQVQKGEHPQPIGEAALTWIAEGHAVLPGERGFFLDTSWRMHSALTRAVSDLSYAGQLRSREDVTDARRLGGIAPGLHPRPVEHTGNAVSSEKEAKRVVELVRDVVGRSWTDPQDGDSPRALTPEDVIVVAPYNAQVATVRTALDDAGFTATTVGTVDKFQGREAPVAILTMAASSPQEVPRGLDFLLNRNRLNVSISRGKWACYLVHSPALADALPANPADLPMIGAFLRLVHR; from the coding sequence ATGGTCTCCTTCGCCCCCGACCTCCGCTCCTTCCTCCTCAGCCCCTCCGACGTCACGGCCGCCGCCACGTGCGAGTACGGCTGGTACCGCCTGAAGGTGGACCCTGCGCTCGGCCGCGCCCCGCAGCCGGTGGACGAGGACCCGTTCCTGACGCGGGTGTCCGGGCTCGGGGACGAGCACGAGGCGCGGGTGCTGGCGGGCCTGACCGCCGAGCACGGCGCGGAGCGGGTGGCGGTGCTGGAGAGGCCCTCGCACTGGATCCCCGAGGAGATCGCCGCGGCCCGGGACCGCACGGCGGCGGCGCTGGAGGGCCGGCCGGCCGTGGTCTTCCAGGCGATGCTGCACGACGGCACGTTCGGCGGCCTCGCGGACTTCCTGGTCCTGCGCCGGGACGCCGGGCACCCGGAGGGCGCGTACGAGGTGGTGGACACCAAGCTCGCCCGCCACGCCCGCGTGACGGCGCTACTGCAGATCGCCGCGTACGCGGACCTGCTGGACGGGATGGGCGTGCCGCGCACGCGCACCGGCAGCCTCTGGCTGGGGGACCACACGCGGCACGAGGTGGACCTCACGGACGTGATCCCCGTGTACCGGCATCAGCGGGCGCGGCTCGAGCGGGACCTGCGGGCGCACGTCGACGCCGGCCGGGCCGCGTCCTGGGACGACGGCCTGGCGGTCTGCGGGGCGTGCCCGGCGTGCGAGGAGGCGATCACCGCGCACCGGGACGTGCTCCTGACCGCCGGGGCCACCCGCCTGCAGCGCACGCGGCTGCGGGAGGCCGGCATCCGGACCGTCGAGGACCTCGCAGCGTCGGAGCAGACGCCCCCGGGGATCTCCGAGCGCACGTGGCGGGGGCTGCGGGACCAGGCCGTCCTGCAGCTGACCCCGCAGCGGCCGGACGGCACGCCCGAGTTCCGGATCGTGGACCCCGAGCCGATCCGCAGCCTGCCCGCCCCGAGCGCGGGCGACCTGTTCTTCGACTTCGAGGGGGACCCCCTGTGGACCGCCCCGAGCGGGGCCATGGAGGGGCTGGAGTACCTGTGGGGCTGGGTCAAGGCCCCGGACGGGGACACGGCGGGCACGGCGTTCGAGGACTTCCGCTTCACGGGACTGTGGGCGGACTCGCGGGCGCAGGAGCGGGCGGCGCTGGAGGAGTTCGTGCGGTGTGTGGAGGCCCGCCGGGCGGAGCACCCGGACATGCGGATCTACCACTACGCGGCGTACGAGGTGACGGCGCTGAAGCGGCTGACGGTGCGCCACGGCGTCGGGGAGGCGGAGCTGGACGACTGGCTGCGGGCCGGCCTGTTCGTGGACCTCTACGCCACCGTGCGCGCCAGCCTGCGGGCGGCCGTGGAGAGCTACTCCATCAAGAAGCTCGAGCCGCTCTACATGGGCGCGGACCACCGCAGCGAGGACGGGGTGACCACCGCCGCGGACTCCGTCACCGAGTACCACGCCTACGCCGCGGCGGGGGACGCGGACGAGGCCCGGCGGCTGCGCGCGGGCATCGAGGACTACAACCGGTACGACTGCGTCTCCACCGCCCGGCTGCGGGACTGGCTGCGGGCCCAGGTGGACGGCGAGGCGGAGCCCGCCGACGGGGCGGACGCGTCCGCCGAAGTCGACGCGGACCCGCTCACAGCCGAGTCCGCACCCAGCGCTCGAGAGGAGGACATCACGCGCGCCGGAGCCGTGCTGTCCCTGCTGCCGGAGGAGTGCCGCGAGGCGGGCGCCGTCCTCGACGCGGACCAGCGCGCCCTCGCGATGCTCGCCGCGGCGCTCGAGTACTTCCCCCGGGAGAACAAGCCCCTGTGGTGGGCGATGTTCGACCGCGCGGTCTCCGCTCCGGACGAATGGCAGGAGCCGCGGGCGAACCTCGTCTTCGATGCGGTGGAGCAGGTGAGCGAGTGGGAAAAGCCCCCGGGGAAGGGCAATCCGTTGAGGGAGCTGACGGTCACCGGTCGGCTCGAACCGGGCACCGAGATCCGACCGCGGGAGCGGAAGTCCGACCAGTTCAAGCTCCAGGCCCTCTACGACGATCCGCCCGCCTGGGCCGTCCTGCAGCCCAATGCGGTGCGTTGGCAGAGCAAGAGCCCGCTGGATGCCGTCGAGGTCGAGGGGATCGGCGGGGAGCGGTTCCGAGTGAGGCTCCTGCAGCGGCAGAGCGTGAAGTACGAGTCGCAGCACGCCGAAGTGCCCATGGGGGTCTTCCACCTGAACTACGTCTCACCCGGGGCCATCCTGGACCGCATCCGGGAGGAGGCGGAAGCCGCAGCCTCGACCGCCTCGCTTCCCGGGGGCGCCGTGTCCGATCTCCTGGCGCGCCGCGACCCGTCGGCCGTGGGCCGCAGCGTGCGGGACATCTCGAACGACGTCCGCAGCGGAGCCCTCGACGGGGTGACCGGCCTGGTTGAGGCGCTCGGTTCGGCCCAGGGGTCCTATGTGGCTGTGCAGGGGCCGCCCGGGACCGGCAAGACGCATGTGGGCAGTCACGCGGTGAAGGCACTGCTGGAGCGCGGGTGGAGCGTGGGCGTCACAGCGCAGTCCCATGCCGTGGTGGAGAACTTCCTGGACAAGCTCGTCCAGATCGGGGTGGAGCCGGAACGGGTCGGCAAGAAGCCGAAGGATCCCTCGGCGGAGCACTCGTGGACCGCGCTGGGAGACAAGGAAGACCTCGACTTCGCCGGACCGGGTCGGGTGGTGGGTGGCACGTCCTGGCTGTTCTCCCATGCCGACGTCTCCCCCGTCGACCTCCTCGTCGTGGACGAGGCTGGACAGCTGTCCCTGGCGTATCTGCTGGGGGCGGGCTCCTCTGCGAGGACGATCCTCCTGCTGGGCGACCCGCAGCAGCTCCCGCAGGTGCAGAAGGGCGAGCACCCTCAGCCGATCGGAGAGGCGGCCCTCACCTGGATAGCGGAGGGTCACGCCGTCCTCCCCGGCGAGCGCGGCTTCTTCCTGGACACGTCCTGGCGCATGCACTCCGCGCTCACGCGGGCCGTCTCCGACCTGTCCTACGCGGGACAGCTGCGCTCCCGAGAGGACGTCACGGACGCCCGCCGGCTCGGGGGGATCGCGCCGGGCCTGCACCCCCGGCCAGTCGAGCACACCGGCAACGCGGTGTCCTCCGAAAAGGAGGCGAAGAGGGTCGTGGAGCTGGTGAGGGACGTCGTCGGGCGGAGCTGGACGGACCCCCAGGACGGGGACAGTCCGCGTGCCCTCACCCCCGAAGACGTGATCGTGGTGGCGCCCTACAACGCGCAGGTCGCCACAGTCCGGACGGCACTCGATGACGCCGGCTTCACGGCCACCACCGTGGGCACCGTGGACAAGTTCCAGGGCCGGGAGGCCCCGGTCGCGATCCTCACCATGGCGGCGTCGAGCCCGCAGGAGGTCCCCCGCGGCCTGGACTTCCTCCTGAACCGCAACCGGCTCAACGTGTCCATCTCCCGCGGCAAGTGGGCCTGCTACCTGGTCCACTCCCCCGCGCTGGCGGACGCGCTCCCCGCCAACCCGGCGGACCTGCCCATGATCGGGGCGTTCCTGCGGCTGGTGCACCGGTGA
- a CDS encoding PaaI family thioesterase, which produces MADTPHHPMLADDRVAQWLGVTLEAAEKDHARIRMTLTEDHHNGFGMAHGGAVFAFADSCFALTCNDPHGDGSTITVASGVDVNFLAGTRAGQTLIAEGRLVASAGRSGVYDITVTTDDGAPVAAFRGRSRTVAAKAG; this is translated from the coding sequence ATGGCCGACACCCCGCACCACCCCATGCTCGCGGACGACCGCGTGGCGCAGTGGCTCGGCGTGACCCTCGAGGCCGCGGAGAAGGACCACGCCCGCATCCGCATGACCCTGACCGAGGACCACCACAACGGCTTCGGCATGGCCCACGGCGGCGCCGTGTTCGCGTTCGCGGACTCGTGCTTCGCCCTGACCTGCAACGACCCGCACGGGGACGGCAGCACCATCACGGTCGCCTCCGGCGTGGACGTCAACTTCCTGGCCGGCACCCGTGCCGGCCAGACGCTGATCGCCGAGGGGCGCCTGGTCGCCTCCGCCGGCCGCTCCGGCGTCTACGACATCACCGTGACCACCGACGACGGCGCCCCCGTGGCCGCGTTCCGCGGCCGCTCCCGCACCGTCGCCGCGAAGGCGGGCTGA
- a CDS encoding phenylacetate--CoA ligase family protein, whose amino-acid sequence MLEASVPNPYSPAPLAKNPDDRGKQDPEETMSRDQIEALQTERLRWSLHHAYENAPGYKEHFDAHGVHPSDFKALEDLAKFPYTDKEFLRKNYPFKAFAATGSELRRIHASSGTTGQPTVVGYTDDDLATWATLVARCFRAGGIRPGDKVHNAYGYGLFTGGLGAHYGAERLGAAVIPMSGGQTEKQVQLLTDFEPSAILSTPTYLLTIADGFKKMGLDPRTSSLKTAILGAEPWTEEMRREIEQAFDLDALDIYGLSEVMGPGVAGESVETKDGSHIWEDHFRPEIIDPLTDEVLETGRPGELVFTSLTKQALPIIRYRTHDLTRLLPGTSHPGHRRMGRITGRSDDMIILRGVNLFPSQIEELALKEPALSPHFTLEITRPDRMDQMAVNIERRDHATLEEAQACAAHLQKEIKIKIGSSCTINVVDPETLARSSGKLKRIYDLRDKD is encoded by the coding sequence ATGCTCGAGGCGTCCGTCCCGAACCCCTACTCCCCGGCTCCGCTCGCGAAGAACCCCGACGATCGCGGGAAGCAGGACCCCGAGGAGACGATGAGCCGCGACCAGATCGAGGCGCTCCAGACCGAACGCCTGCGCTGGTCCCTGCACCACGCCTACGAGAACGCCCCGGGGTACAAGGAGCACTTCGACGCCCACGGCGTGCACCCCTCGGACTTCAAGGCCCTCGAGGACCTGGCGAAGTTCCCGTACACGGACAAGGAGTTCCTGCGGAAGAACTACCCGTTCAAGGCCTTCGCGGCCACCGGGTCCGAGCTCCGCCGCATCCACGCCTCCTCCGGCACCACCGGCCAGCCCACCGTGGTCGGCTACACCGACGACGACCTGGCCACCTGGGCCACGCTCGTCGCCCGCTGCTTCCGCGCCGGCGGCATCCGCCCCGGCGACAAGGTGCACAACGCGTACGGCTACGGACTCTTCACCGGCGGCCTGGGTGCGCACTACGGCGCCGAGCGCCTCGGCGCGGCCGTGATCCCGATGTCCGGCGGCCAGACCGAGAAGCAGGTGCAGCTGCTCACCGACTTCGAGCCCAGCGCCATCCTCTCCACCCCCACCTACCTGCTGACCATCGCGGACGGCTTCAAGAAGATGGGGCTGGACCCCCGCACGTCCTCGCTGAAGACCGCGATCCTCGGCGCCGAGCCGTGGACCGAGGAGATGCGCCGCGAGATCGAGCAGGCCTTCGACCTGGACGCCCTGGACATCTACGGCCTGTCCGAGGTCATGGGCCCGGGCGTGGCCGGCGAGTCCGTGGAGACCAAGGACGGCTCCCACATCTGGGAGGACCACTTCCGCCCCGAGATCATCGACCCGCTCACGGACGAGGTCCTCGAGACCGGCCGCCCCGGCGAGCTCGTCTTCACCTCGCTCACCAAGCAGGCGCTGCCGATCATCCGCTACCGCACGCACGACCTCACCCGCCTGCTGCCGGGCACCTCCCACCCGGGCCACCGCCGCATGGGCCGCATCACCGGCCGCTCGGACGACATGATCATCCTGCGCGGCGTCAACCTGTTCCCGTCGCAGATCGAGGAGCTGGCCCTCAAGGAGCCCGCCCTGTCGCCGCACTTCACCCTCGAGATCACGCGCCCGGACCGCATGGACCAGATGGCCGTGAACATCGAGCGTCGCGATCATGCGACCCTCGAGGAGGCCCAGGCCTGCGCCGCGCACCTGCAGAAGGAGATCAAGATCAAGATCGGCTCCTCCTGCACCATCAACGTGGTCGATCCGGAGACCCTCGCCCGGTCCTCCGGCAAGCTCAAGCGCATCTACGACCTGCGCGACAAGGACTGA